A segment of the Sulfurirhabdus autotrophica genome:
CGTACCAATTTTACTTTCAAGGAAAATCAATTGGGCTCATGTGCCAAGCAGGTGGCCCAGAAAGCGAAAAAAACAATGTGAATGAGGCGTTTAAACGAATCCAGCCACTATGCCAACAAGTATTGAATAGTCTCGTGTTAATGCAAGGGTATTAACTTTAACTGACAATTAAACTGGGGGGTGTGAAAGGTTTGGCTTACTCACATTTGTATGTGGCGATTTGGGTTTTATTGCAAGCTGGCAAGGTAATGACCAGCGCGCAGCTTGAACACGTGTATTGACTTTACGGGATCATTAGATGAACCAAAAAAAACTCGGTAATGCGAAAAACCTCCTTTTTATAGCTTTAGGTATCGACATGGTTGTCAACGCCTTGGGGGCAATATCTGACATCTGGATGATTGGAGTTTTCAATGACATCCGTTTTGGGGTTTCCACCGCTAATCAATCCACGATTAGCTCCCTTGAGTTTGGGGAGATGATGACCAACATCATGCTATTGACGCTGGTTGGTGTTGGCCTGGCACTATTGCACTGGTTGGGGGCGTGCTACGTGTATGCTAAGGAAACCTTGAAAGCGAATGGTTTCGCGCACGAAGGTTGGAAAACATGGGGCTGGATATTGCCCTTCATAAACGTATTTAAACCCTACCAGGTACTCAGCGAAATCTACAAAGTTGGATCGACTGACTATATTGGAGGCGATGCGTGGAAAAGAACATCCGGATCGAGGTCACTCCTTATCTGGTGGTACTTTTGGGTTGTCACGCATATGATCATGTTGGGCATTGGGAAGCAACAAGTGTTAATGGGTTTGAACTCAGAGGCGCCCACTTTGGTCCAGATCATTGGTATGTACTACATGAGCATTACAGTTTGCGTGATCTCTTTCATTGTTTCGGCCCTCTGGTTTGTTGTGGCTGGAAACCTCACGAAGCGGCTGCTCAATAGTTCGACCCGCGCGACGGTTTTGGAAGCGCCAATTGTTTCTCCGCCCTCCTATGTCGAAATGGCTCCAAGTGTGGCCAAGCTCTCCAGTGAGGCTTTAAAGATCACCAAAATTACTATAGTTGAGCGGATTAGGCCAAAACGTTCACTCCTGATAGCAGCTTTGTTTGGCACAACTTTTTTTCTTCTCTTATTCGCCAACGGTTACCTTGATGCCCAAAGGTTTGTTGCAGAAAACAGCCTCGAGAACCAGGTGTTCAAGTATTACGACCGGCACCTCACGCAAAACAAAGGCAACCACAACCATACAGAAGATAAGATTGCATCGGATACACCGCCCAACCTTTTGCTAAACAAGCGCAATGGTTTTTACCTTACCGATGAAGACATTACTGGACTTTCATCGCGATGCACAGAGCGAGTGGTACAAGTTATCAATAACTTTAAGAACGCAAAAGGAAGCACGACGATTCCATCAGACGTGCTACGCCAGTTGCTTGCTGATAAGGAATGCAGCTTTTACGAACCAAAGATTGCAGATTACCTTTCTTTAGGTAAGTACACGCTAGACGCTCTGGTAGCAACTGCTCTTGCGTTTGCCCTGTGTTTGTTAGCCTTTTGGGTTCTAACATATTCTCATCTCGGGTGGCGGCGCATTGCTGTTATTTTCGGCCCCCTATGCGGAGTTGGGTTTATCGTTCTAATGATCGATAGTTATGAAACGAAGCCATTCGCCCCTTTCATTATTGCAATAGCGGTTGCCATCGCATCCTCAGGAGCCATTGTTATCGGGCGAGAGACCTATTTATGGGTGTGGCGAGGATTCGGCAAAAATAGAAGCGCAGAAAAGGGAAGTTCTTTGTTCTGTAAAAAATGTGGCACTGAGGCTGTTGCAGATGCAAAATTCTGCAATAGTTGCGGAGGAGTGCTAAATCAAGCTGATTGAACGCGTGTTCGAAGCTGCCGGGAATCAGTTGTCGTTCAAGGCCTACCACAAGGATGTAAATCAGCGCGCAATTTTGCCAGGAAACAAGCATGGTCTTTTACCAACTGTTCTTTCCCTCTGTTCAATTACATGCGACTTGTGCTGGTTTTCTACACAGTAGAAAATCCTCTTTCCGACAATTCGCTCGATGTAACGACTGTTGTTCACTAATTTCGGACAGTCAACTACAATAACTCGACGACTATTCCTGGCACTTAGTCGACCGATAAAATAATCTCCTTACATGATGCGTAATTGAATTAAATCGGCCGGCAAACCTTGTTTCGATTTAGGTGATGGGTTTGGAAAGAAATACGTAGTCACGATTGGCGAAGCTGGATTTTCTCTGGTGAACAGAGCAAACTACGATTCTAGCCATATGAAAGTGGCAGCCGTGGGCACAGCGAGTATTTCCTCGCAAAGGCATTTCCAAGTCAACGCCAACTATCCAGAACTCGACAACCGATATTTGGCTCCTGTGCTTGAAATGCCTGGCCGCTAGTGATGTTGAGTGATTGTTTTATCTTGCTGTGTTTCTGTCTGCCAAATAACATGCATTTTGATTTTTTAATATTTTGATATTTTGTGATTTTAAGAAAATGGATTCTCCCGTACCGCTCTCTTTCACCGCCTTTCTTCAGTTCGCAGACTACTCGCTGCTTAGATCTCTCACCGTCGATCCCGAGCAGGCTCGCCATGCCCCAAACAAGATGCCCCGCCAGGTCAAGTCTGGTCACTACGTTGAGGTTCTTCCGACGCCTCTGCCGGACCCTCATTACGTCATCCACAGCCTAAGTTTTTTCCGTGAGCTAGGCTTGTCCGAAAGCGCCGCCAGTGAGGCGTCTTTCATGCAATTTTTCACAGGTGATCCAACAGTTGCCGTGAGCGCTGCAAACGCCGATATCGCGTCCCCCCACGTTCGAGCCAGCGGCTGGGCGAGTGGCTACGCCCTTAGTATCTACGGGCAAGAGATGTATCATAATTGC
Coding sequences within it:
- a CDS encoding DUF4328 domain-containing protein, with translation MNQKKLGNAKNLLFIALGIDMVVNALGAISDIWMIGVFNDIRFGVSTANQSTISSLEFGEMMTNIMLLTLVGVGLALLHWLGACYVYAKETLKANGFAHEGWKTWGWILPFINVFKPYQVLSEIYKVGSTDYIGGDAWKRTSGSRSLLIWWYFWVVTHMIMLGIGKQQVLMGLNSEAPTLVQIIGMYYMSITVCVISFIVSALWFVVAGNLTKRLLNSSTRATVLEAPIVSPPSYVEMAPSVAKLSSEALKITKITIVERIRPKRSLLIAALFGTTFFLLLFANGYLDAQRFVAENSLENQVFKYYDRHLTQNKGNHNHTEDKIASDTPPNLLLNKRNGFYLTDEDITGLSSRCTERVVQVINNFKNAKGSTTIPSDVLRQLLADKECSFYEPKIADYLSLGKYTLDALVATALAFALCLLAFWVLTYSHLGWRRIAVIFGPLCGVGFIVLMIDSYETKPFAPFIIAIAVAIASSGAIVIGRETYLWVWRGFGKNRSAEKGSSLFCKKCGTEAVADAKFCNSCGGVLNQAD